The genomic segment TTGAAGCCGAGATCGCAAAAGTCAGCAGAGCCGCGCAGTGGCTCATGGAGCGGCAAATGAAAGTCGAGGACATTTGGAAGCCGCTCGGCAAGGATCTGCGGCACGTATCACCAGCAGCAGATAATCAGAAGATGTGGGCAACAAGAAAAACACCGGCAATGGTACCGGGCAACCCCGAACAACTAATCAATAACATGGAGGCAGAGATGATCAATCCCGAAGCAATGAAGCATTTTAAAATTTTCAGGAATCCCTTTATCGATGACATTCAAAAGGACAGCGACATTTACATGAGCGAAGAACACCGCTACATCTACGAGGCAATGACCGACGCGGCAAAGCATGGCGGCTTTCTGGCGGTGATCGGCGAAGTCGGCAGCGGCAAGAGCGTTATGCGCCGGAAGGTCGTTGAACAGTTGAAAAAGGATGGTGACACCATCGTCATTTTTCCACAGATGATCGACAAAACCCGCGTCAACGCGGCCAGCATTTGCGATGCCATCATCATGGACCTTTCCGAGGCCCGGCCCAGCATGAAGCTGGAAGCAAAAACGAGACAGGTGCACAAACTCCTTCTGGAGCGTGCAAAACAGGGCTTCCGCTCCGTCCTGATTATCGAAGAGGCACACGACCTGCACACCAATACATTGAAGTACCTGAAGAGATTCTACGAACTGGAAGACGGTTTCCGCAAACTGCTGGGCATTATCCTGATCGGCCAAACTGAACTGAAAAACCTCTTTAACGAGCAGGCGCACATTGAAATGCGCGAGGTGATCAGGCGCATCCAGACAGCGGAAATAAAGGGGCTGAACGGCAACACAAGAGATTATCTGACCATGAAGCTCAAACGGATCAACGTCAAAGTAGATGACATTTTCGAGGAGGGCGCGTTCAAGGCAATGAGCCTTCGGCTCACCACGAAAGACGCCCATAGCAAAAGCATCAGCCACGCCTATCCATTGATGATCAACAACTACGCCGCGCGGGCCATGAATCTGGCCTATGAGATGGGCGAAAAGAAAGTGACCGAAGCCGTCGTGATGGCGCTATAGGAGGCGATGATGCTTTTAATTATAACGCTGGTTGTTATTTTGATTGTCGGTATTTTCTGGGGCATGGGCATCAAAACCATGCTGGACCGGTATAAACGCTACAAGTATCTTTATAGGTTGCTTGAGGAAGGAGGATATATGGGGGCACTGCCACGGCTAAAAAAGAAGGTCGAACTGAAGTATCGGAAGGGCTCCACGGACGATGGGCAAAACTGTCGGTACTGCACGTCGTACGTGAAGGACTTTGAGGTCATCGGGATCGGCGGCATAAAACTAGATGTCGAGCCGCGCTGTCAGATCATCGGCCTAGAAAACTCGCGGCGCTATCGTGTTCGTCCGGACTATACCTGCAACGCTCAGGTCCGGGATGATGCCAAATGCTGGTGGATAAAACGAGGAGCATCCAATGCTTAAAAGAATTCAAACTTATATTTTACAGGACCCCTGGGACGAAGCGATAAAGCAGCAACAGCGGCGACTGGACCGCGCGACTATCCTGGTAATCATTGTGGCAGTGGTCTATTTCAGCCCGGTCATCCTGCATATATTTACGAGGTGAAGAAATGGCAAACAAGAACAAAGCACAGCGGTGGAAAAAGACAGAGCCGTGTCGAAACGCAACCACTAAAGCACAGCCCTCACTCTTTGCGGGGAACGCGGGCAAGCATACCAACGGCGATGTTCAATGCCGGATATGGGGTTGCCGAATCAACACGGCTGCATGCAGCATACAACAAAGTCGCGAGCCGGACAACTGCTTTGGCTGCGCACAATTCAAATCGTAGGGCGCGTTCCCTGAACGCGCAGAAAGGAGCAACATCATGAATTTAGGCGACATCGAAAAATTGACCAAAGTATTTGCGGATGCCAGACAGGTTGTGACGGATCGCGTACGCGCTCTGGAAGATGAAATTCAGGCCATAAAACGTCGCAGGATGCCCGGCATTAAGAGCGCCGTCAATACGGTCATAGAACAACAGAAGGCTTTGAAAGAAGCCGTGGAAGAAAGCACGGGCCTTTTTGTTCGCCCGAAAACAATGATCATGAACGGCATTAAAGTGGGCTATCAAAAAGAAAAGGGGTCTGTATCCTGGGAAGACGCCGCTCAGGTCGTGAAGTTGATCAAAAAGCACCTTCCGGATCAGGCGGACGTTCTGATCAAGACCACGGAAAAGCCGATTAAAAGTGCGTTGGAAAACCTGCCCGCTGCTGATCTCAAAAAGATAGGTGTCACAGTCAACGCCGGTGGCGACCAGGTTGTGATCAAGTCAACCGACGACGAAATCGATAAACTGGTGGATGCGCTCCTGAAGGAAGATGAACCGAAGACGGCAGCAGAGGAGGCGGCATGAAAATATATTTAGCTTCGCGATATATACGCATCGAAGAGATGAGGAAAGTTGCTGACACGTTGCGCAACGTGGGCCATGAAATTACATCACGATGGATCAATGGTAATCATCAGATAAGTGATGACGGTCTATCAGCCGAGGCAAAGGAAGAAGAGCGGTCTCGGTTTGCAACTGAAGATTACTGCGATTTAACAGCTGCTGATTGCTGCATTAACTTCACAGAAAAACCACGCTCCACGAATTCCCGTGGCGGTAGACATGTGGAATTTGGAATGGCAGTTCAAGCCGGGATACGTCTAATTGTCGTAGGCCCCAGAGAAAATGTTTTCCATTACCTGCCGTTTATAGAGTGGTATCCCGATTTTCAAATCTTTATGGAGAAATGTGATCTTATGGAGAAGTCTGATGCGCTTAGTTTGCCCTAGTTGCGGAGCCACGGCCAGCGCGGAAGCCTGGACGAATGATACGGCGATCCGCTACACTTTTGAAACCCTGGTGCAGTTACCTTCTCCGGTGCTGCGCCGGGCGCTCAGTTACATGGGACTGTTTCGCCAGGGTACGAAAGCCCTGCCCTGGCGGCGCGCCCTGATCATTGTCCGCAGCCTTAAAGAACTCATTGAGGAAGAAACAGTCCACTGGCAAGGAGGCGAAACACGGCCCTGTAACGCGGAAATATGGGGCAAGGCCATCGAGGCCACAATCGCCAGCGGACCGAAGGGCCTCAAAAATCATAACTACATGAGAAAGTGCGCCTGGGATCTGGCGGCGGACCTGGCGGTGAAGGTTGAACATGATCGGGAAGCGGCACGCAAAAATCGCCGTCCTGATGACTGCACCGATCCCGACGCCTTGTCCAACGAAACGCGGCAGAAAATCGAAAGAATGAAAAAGCAATTGGGGGTGACATCATGAAAATGATCGGGGTGAAAATTCAACGGCCTGTCCGGAAGATTGAACCGCTCCAGATAAAAATGATTCATACCGCTGTGTCCCGCCTGAACCTTGACGATGACATATACCGGACAATACTCTACAGGTTTTCCGGGAAAGAATCCTGCAAGGATATGACATACCTTGAAGCATCCCGGACAATTGATTATTTTAAAACCCTGGGCTTCAAAATTCCGCGAAGGAAAAAATACACGAAGGGCACACCGGCAAGGCAGGATTACAGATCTGTGCCAAGAAAGGAACGCCCGTCTAATGTTTTCGTGCTGCCCAGCCGCGAGCAATTGGACATGATCGACGCCCTTGCCGGTCAGGTTAAATGGAGAGTAGAGGACGGTTTCAATCATTGGGTGAAAAAGTATTATAAGATTGACCGGATCAAATCAGAAATGGAAGCCTCGGACGTTATCGAGGGATTGAAAAAACTGCTGGATCATCAGATTGGAGCATAGCATGGCCGCTGATTGGCTCGCTGAAATCGCTGCTGAAATACCGATGGAAAGTCTGCCCGAGGAATATCAGATCGTTGCGGAGCTATTCGGTAAGGCAGGCGCATTGCAACTAGCCAAACACTCGGGCGGCATGCGGATATATGTGCCGAAGCTGGACACGCTTATTCGCAACCATCGGGATGCGCGTATTCGTGCCGAGTTCAACGGCTTCAATCACCGGGATCTGGCCCGCAAATACGAACTGTCTGAAAGCTGGATCAGGGAAGTAGTTCAGCGCCGTCCGCAGGACGTGCAAACCGATCTTTTCGCGGAGGAAAAATAAACAATTTTTCACGTACTCTCGCGCGCGCGCGAGGGTAGCCCTCTCAAGTGTTTTGCCCAAGTAAAATTCTCAAGCACCGTGGTTTCAATCCTTTTCACAATCCCTTATCGTCGCAGCTACTTCATCTCCTGCTTCGCCTGACCGGTTGCGAACACACCCTGACGCCATACAGGGTCGCAACCGGCAGGCATTAGCCGGATGAAGAAATCTCGCAGGAGGGATTGACATGGCATCGAGGGACATCAAAGACTGCACACCATCATTGCAGGCAAAAATCAAAGCATTCATGATTGCGACGCTCAGCGCGGGCATACCCGTCATGATCACCTGCACCGCGCGAACGGTTAAAGAACAATGCGCTCTCTACGCCCAGGGACGTGAGCCGATATTTGACGTTAACGAATTGCGCGCAATGTCTGGTCTGCCAAGGATCACCGTCGAACAGAACAAAAACAAAGTCACCTGGACACTTCAATCAAAGCACATCATCGATCTGGACGACGGCAATGCCGACAACGATAAATCACGCGCTTTCGATATTGCGATCGCACCCGGCGGCAAACCCGTATGGGACGTCAAAGTTGATGTCAACCAGGATCACATTTCAGATTACGAACAAGCCGGAAAAATCGGCGAAGCATGCGGGCTGCGCTGGGGCGGAAGATTCAAAAACCCGGACATGCCGCACTTCGAGGACGTATAACCTTTTTTTGAGCGATGCCCTGGGAGAGCGGGCGCGGTTGCTGGTTGCCCGGAAACACTCCCAGGGCGGTTTAAAGGATCGATGAAAATGAGAAAAACACTTTTGATTATCTTGATTATCCTTGCCGCCGCGCCGGTAATTGCGGGCGATTGCGATCAGCGGTTTAGCATTTACAGGGCTGAAGTCGATGGCCACACTGTCTATCACGTCAGGGAATATGACGATTATTTTAAAGTTGGCTTTACATGCTTCGAGACAAGCGACATCAGGCAAGCAAAAACATATCGCGCCCAAAGCGTTGCATCCTGCCAGGCGGCAAAGGACGCTGAGCAATACCAGCGGAAATTAAACAATGCAAAATGGGAATTGGTGGAATGACCAGAGCGGTTTAAGGAGAAACAATGGACCTCACAAGATACAATGCCATCAAGGATCAGATGAAAACAGGCGATCTGCTGCAATGGCGTTCTCATTCCGTTGTTGGCGCGCTGATCCGCTGGAAGACTGATTCCAACGTCAATCACTCCTCTCTCGTGATCCGGCTGGCTGAATATGAAGGTCTGGAGCGCCGCCGTTATACCACCGAAGCCCTGGAGCATGGAACGGTCCTCAATTTTTTATCCCGCAGATTAGAACAGTTTGACGGTGAAGTCTGGTGGTACCCGTTAGCCGCCGCTTGGAACAATAATCGGCAGGATATTGGTGAGAGGGCTCTTTCACTGGTGGGCATCCCTTACGATTATCAATCCATTTTTCATCAACTATTCGGGAAAGTGTCGGCGGACGCCAGACGCCTGTTCTGTTCGGAGTACTGCTATCTGGCTTACGGATTCACAGGAAAAGCTCCGGCTCCGGCTGACATGCCAGCGCTTGGGATTTTTGAACAACCGATCAAATTGTAGGAGGACACGATGAAAAGCGATTTTCTAAAATTGAACATCATTGACCTGGCACGTGGTGCCGTCGTGGCAACAGGGGCGGCAATCCTGGCGGCGATAGTTCCCATTCTGGAAACCGGCAGCATACCTGGTGTCAGCACATTAAAAGGCATCGCAGTAACCGGCCTGGCAGCCGGAGGCGCTTATCTGCTGAAAAACCTTTTTACCAACTCAAAAGACCAGCTTGTAAGGGGTGAAACAGTTAATGGCTGATGAAATAGACCGCACACAGGAAGTCAGCGAAGTTTACGAGTCCGCGATGCTTAAACAGCGGATCAAAAACGCTACCGTGCTGCCTGAATTCCGCCACACATGCGAAGACTGCGGGCGCGTTATCCCGGCCCGCCGCCGCAAAGCTAATCCCAGCGCAACGCGCTGTATTGAATGTCAAATAATATTTGAAAGCGGAGGGAACACATGACCCCTGAGCAGATCGCGGCACTATCGGCAATTGCATCGATCATCGGACAAATCGGCACCTGGCCTATTGCTTCACTATTGGCCGTTATCGTACTGGGACCGTGGGGAATCATGTTTTTCCTCGCACGGTCAAACGATAAGCGGCTAGAGGCGGCTCTCAAAATGTACGAGTCCAATGTCAAGCTGGTTGTCAATTACGAAAAGATCGCCACTGAACAGGTGGATACCATACGACTGGCTACGGCGGCGACAACAGAGCTAACCACCTGGTTGAAAACCCGGACACCTTGTCACGCCCTTCTAGCCGCCAGATTGAGGAGCAATAATTCATGAGCCTTCAAAACGAAATGCGCCGCGTCCAATTAACGAACCTGGAACATACGGCCAAACGCCTGCGGGCAGAGATCAATGACCTCTGCAAAACGATCTGCATCAACCTCGACTGCGGCATGACCATGCCCGAGGATCTGCCCGTGGAATCAGTAGACAGCCAGTGGGATGAACTGAAAAGCAAATGGGCGGATCTGACGGTGAGCATCGCGAAAATCAGGATGCTGAAAGAGGAGCTGAAGTAAATGAGTAAAACCATACAAGGGACAAGACTCAACGACAACTGCTTTCCTAAGGAGCGTGGAGAATATTCTAAACAGAGCGATGGGACCTGGCTGCTTTGCCTTCCGACAGGAATACATGGACAAATCAACAATAAGACGTGGAAGATTGTAGAGCACGACAACAATACAATAACTGTAACGCCTTCAATCCTTACCACCACAACTGGACATCCGGAACTTACCTGGCATGGCTACCTTGAGGCCGGAATTTGGAGAGAATGCTGATGGCGGAAAAAGGCGCGCGTACACAACTGGAGCCGGTAGCCCGGCAGATGTTTATCGACGGTCAGTCGCTCACCGCGATTGAAGCCGCGCTGGATGTATCGCGTCAGACGCTGGCCGCCTGGAAAGGCAGCACGAAAAAGCCGGACGAAGAGTTTGACGAATGGGACAAGGCCAGGGCTCGTAAAGCATCCTTCGGCCTGCGCATGGAAGCACTCCTGGAGCGCGAATTGACCTTCGCCGAAGAACGTGAGCCCGGCGCGATTGACGGCGGATCACTCGACAATCTCAGCAAACTGGGCGCACTGGTTGTTAAATTCAAAACCATTGAAGGCCTGGGCGCTGGCTACGATAAAGCAAAGGTCTTTCTGGAAGATGTCCAGTGGATCATCGCCTGGCTCCGGGAAAATGATCCGGAAGGATTGAAAGTGCTGGCAGCAGACTTTGACGCAATGACCATGCAGTTTAAAACGGAGCAGATGAATGGCAGTAATGCGTAAAAAACCGAATCTGACCGAAGGGCAATTTGACCAGCAGGTCGCTGAACTCAAAAAGTGGATACGTGATTCCGTATCGCCGTTTGAGAATGATACGCCTGCCAAGCAGCGCGCCCGAATAGAACGTGGCCGGACCGATTTGCTCTATTTCTTCAGCACGTATCTGCCGCATTACTTCAGCGTCGCCTTTGGAGATTTCCACGGCGAATGGCAGGAGATCACCGAGCTCAAGGATCAGCTTGCCCTGGTCGGTGCGCCGCGCGAGCATGCGAAGTCCACCTTCTTTACCCTGGGTAATCCGGTCCACAAGATTGTCTATCAGCTAACACGGTTTTGCTGGCCATGCTCAGACACGCATGAACAGGCGACGGCGTTCAGCACGCAGATCAAGCTGGAGCTGGAAGAAAATCCGCGCATCATTCACGACTTCGGCAAGCTCAAAACAAAAAACTGGAGCGATGACGAATTTGAAACTACGACCGGCGTCAAGGTGCTGGCCAGAGGGCGCGGCGATAAAGTGCGCGGCATCCGCTACCGGCAGTACCGTCCGGACATGGCCACCTTCGACGATATGGAAAACGACGAGACCGTCGAGAACCCGCGCACCACAAAGAAGATTATCAACTGGATACGCGGTGCGGTTTTGGGATCTCTGGGCAAAGGCTATTCAGCCATTATGGTCGGCAACCTCTTCCATCCGCTCAGTGCCATCTCCAAGCTGATCGCCGAGGAAGATGAGGACGGACTGCCCCGCTATGTCTCCAAAGTCTACGACGCGATCGTCGACGAAGAGAATCAGATTTCGTTGTGGCCCGCATTGTGGCCATGGGAACGGCTCATGCAAAAGAAGCATGATGTCGGCACCTATACCTTCAATAAGGAAATGCGTAACAAGGTGGCCACGGAAGATTCGCCTTTCCCGGAAGAGACGGTTTCTCACTATGAACGCATTGAGCTGATCCGCGTTCCTCTGATCTTCGCCACTGGCGTTGATCCGGCTGCAACGGCAACATCTAAAAGCGACTTCCGCAGTGTGGTCACCTGGGGATTAGAACGGGTACAGATGGAATTTTTCTGCATGCACGCCTGGATCAAGCGCCGGTCCATCGGTGAATTCTTCGCCGCCGCTTATGCGCAAAACGATCTGTATCCCGGTGTTGTTGTGGTGGAAGAAAACATGCTCAAGGATTTTCTCCACGAGGCAATTCAGAACTACGCCAAAGAAGTAGGCCGTTATCTGCCCTGGTCACCGATCACCCACACAACCAGCAAGATCGACGCGCGCATCATCGGCACCTGCGAATATTTGTGGGAGCACAAGAAGATGCGCTTTGAAAAAGGACACAGCGACCAGAAGATCCTGGAGGAGCAGTTCGTCTATATTCTGAACCCGTCTGTCCATGACGACGGACCGGATGCCTCAGAGATGGCCATCAGCCACCTGCAAAAAGGGAACGGTATGTCGGTTGAATACACGTCCATCTCCAGGAGACGGTTTGCCGGGCTGCCGGGTGATCAAAAAACAGGCGTCCTGATGCAAAGGGGAGCCTATTGATGGCGACGCGTTTAAATGCCCGACATTTGTTTGATGGGCAAAATGGCTACATACGGGGGGTAGTTTTCTTGACACTGTTTATAAACATGTTTTTGCGCGAAGCACGGGCAAAATTATGCGTGGGACGGGAGGGGATATCGCTATGACGGTCCTGTTTGATCAATTTGGCAGAGAAGTTCAGGTCCAAAAGCAACCCGAAACGCGTGAAATTGCCGTGACGACAATCCGGGATCGGTGGTCCAACTATCCCTCCTCCGGACTCACGCCGCAATCACTGGCCACAATATTCAAAGAAGCCGACGCGGGAGACGTTCATCGGCAGGCAGAGCTGTTTGAAGAGATGGAAGAAAAAGACACCCATCTATTTTCGGAAATGCAGACGCGTAAAAATGCCGTCCACGGTCTGGATTATGATCTGGCTCCCTATTCAGAGAGCGCCGAAGATAAGAAGATTTGCGAATTTGTTGCCGATTGCCTCTTCAATCTGAATAGCTTTGATGACGCTCTTCTGGATCTCCTGGATGCTATCGGTAAGGGATATTCTCTTTGCGAAATCAAATGGGACACAACCGGCGGCAAGGCCATTATCGGCGATCTGTCGTGGATTCACGCGAAAAAGGCAGTCTTTTACGAGCGTGGCGCGTCGAGCATGTGGGCCAAAAGTCTGGAGCTTCCGCGAATACTGACCGAGGCCGAGCCGTTCAACGGTGAAATCATGCCGCCGTTTAAGCTGGTTTACCACCGGTACAAGGCGCGTTCCGGGTACGACACACGCGCCGGTGTGCTGCGGGTATGCGCCTGGATGTATCTCTTCAAAAATTACAGCATCAAAGACTGGGTGGCTTTTTCCGAGGTGTTTGGCATGCCGCTGCGCCTTGGTAAATATGATTCCAATGCCAGTAAGGGCGATAAGGATGCTCTTGTTGCCGCGATTCAGTCCCTGGGTTCCGATGCCGCCGGGATCATCTCCAAGAACACGGAGATCGAGTTTGTGGAGTCCATCAAGAATTCAGGCACGAATAACATTTATGAGTCACTGGCTAATTTCTGCGACAAGCAGATGTCCAAAGCAATTCTGGGGCAGACGGCCACCACGGAAGGTACGCCCGGCAAGCTGGGCAATGAAGACGCCCAGGACAAAGTCCGGCATGACCTGATCAAGGCCGATACGGAATCATTGGCTAAGACCGTCCGCTTTCAGATCGTCCGTCCCCTGGTCGGATATAATTTTGGATGGGACAAGCCGCTGCCGTGGTTCAAGATGCTCTATGAGAAACCGGAAGACCTGGCCAACCTGATGACCGTCTACAAGGGTGCAACGGAAATCGGTCAGCCGATATCCGCCGAGCATGTGTCAGAACGGTTCAAAATTCCCATGCCTAAAAAGGGCGAAACTGTTTTGCAACCCCGACAGGCTCAAGCCGGGGCAACCAAAATCAAAGCCACTTTGAAAAAGATCGTTGCCAAGGACATAGCGCCAACTCAGTCGGATAATGACGCGGCGGATCAGATTACATCCCGCCTGGCGCAAGATGCCATGCCGATAACCGACACGGACTTTATCGCGCAAATTCGCTACCTGGTCGAAGATCTGGATGTGCAGGACCTTGCGGATCTGCGTGATCGGCTCATCGATCTTTGGGGAACAATGAATCCAGCCGACCTGGGCGCACTCGTTGCGCGGGCAATGGCCGTCGCGGAAATGGCCGGAATGGCTGATGTCCAAGACGAAGCGGGGACAAAATGATCATCGATGCCGTTTTCAAATTGCCTTTCGAGGAGCAGGAAGCATTCTTCCGGGAGAAGCAGAACATCCCGACGCAAAAGTGGAATGATCTCTGGAAAGAACAGCATGCAAAAGGGTTCATGGTAGCCGGTGCTTACCGGGATGATCTGCTGGTGGATTTCCGCAGCGCCGTGGACAAGGCCATTACCCAGGGAACGACGCTTGCCGAATTCCGCAAGGACTTTGACCGTATCGTATCTCAGTATGGCTGGAGCTACAACGGCGGGCGCAATTGGCGCAGCGAACTTATCTACTCCACCAACATTCGAACATCCTATGCTGCCGGGCGCTGGGCTCAGCTCACGGACCCTGAGCAATTAGAGGCGATGCCCTATCTGACTTACAGACACGGCGATAGCCGGGTGCCGAGGCTTCACCATTTAGCCTGGGACGGGATAACGCTTCCGGCTGATGATCCCTGGTGGAAGACGCACTATGCGCCCAACGGATGGGGCTGCAAATGCCGGGTTATCGGTTCAACGCGCAAGGAATACGCGGCGGCAAAGAAGGAGGGAAAAGGAGAAGCTCCCTCTTCACCCATTGATCCAAAAACCGGAGAGCCGGTGGGGATTGATAAGGGCTGGGGCTACAACGTGGGCGAAGCGGCATTCG from the Deltaproteobacteria bacterium HGW-Deltaproteobacteria-6 genome contains:
- a CDS encoding type II secretory protein ExeA, with product MINPEAMKHFKIFRNPFIDDIQKDSDIYMSEEHRYIYEAMTDAAKHGGFLAVIGEVGSGKSVMRRKVVEQLKKDGDTIVIFPQMIDKTRVNAASICDAIIMDLSEARPSMKLEAKTRQVHKLLLERAKQGFRSVLIIEEAHDLHTNTLKYLKRFYELEDGFRKLLGIILIGQTELKNLFNEQAHIEMREVIRRIQTAEIKGLNGNTRDYLTMKLKRINVKVDDIFEEGAFKAMSLRLTTKDAHSKSISHAYPLMINNYAARAMNLAYEMGEKKVTEAVVMAL
- a CDS encoding DUF935 domain-containing protein; protein product: MRGTGGDIAMTVLFDQFGREVQVQKQPETREIAVTTIRDRWSNYPSSGLTPQSLATIFKEADAGDVHRQAELFEEMEEKDTHLFSEMQTRKNAVHGLDYDLAPYSESAEDKKICEFVADCLFNLNSFDDALLDLLDAIGKGYSLCEIKWDTTGGKAIIGDLSWIHAKKAVFYERGASSMWAKSLELPRILTEAEPFNGEIMPPFKLVYHRYKARSGYDTRAGVLRVCAWMYLFKNYSIKDWVAFSEVFGMPLRLGKYDSNASKGDKDALVAAIQSLGSDAAGIISKNTEIEFVESIKNSGTNNIYESLANFCDKQMSKAILGQTATTEGTPGKLGNEDAQDKVRHDLIKADTESLAKTVRFQIVRPLVGYNFGWDKPLPWFKMLYEKPEDLANLMTVYKGATEIGQPISAEHVSERFKIPMPKKGETVLQPRQAQAGATKIKATLKKIVAKDIAPTQSDNDAADQITSRLAQDAMPITDTDFIAQIRYLVEDLDVQDLADLRDRLIDLWGTMNPADLGALVARAMAVAEMAGMADVQDEAGTK
- a CDS encoding cell wall biosynthesis protein gives rise to the protein MASRDIKDCTPSLQAKIKAFMIATLSAGIPVMITCTARTVKEQCALYAQGREPIFDVNELRAMSGLPRITVEQNKNKVTWTLQSKHIIDLDDGNADNDKSRAFDIAIAPGGKPVWDVKVDVNQDHISDYEQAGKIGEACGLRWGGRFKNPDMPHFEDV